The following are encoded in a window of Methanocella sp. genomic DNA:
- the trpA gene encoding tryptophan synthase subunit alpha, which translates to MTLGDPSPEESFILAQALIDSGSVDVLELGVPFSDPIADGPVIQAAVDRALKAGMNTDLAFELSKRLDKKVPVVYLTYYNIVLQRGVEKFAADCKDSGVGGLIVADLPFEESGRLRDACRANGVDYIHIVTPNTPPARMRMIMENASGFVYLVSSMGVTGARRDLAKGLGASVARAVECSNGTPVAVGFGISGPEHVRDIIGMGADGAIVGSAIVAMVARGAGPGETLGFVKRLKEGTLAGIPVSAGQEKIK; encoded by the coding sequence GCGACCCGTCGCCCGAGGAGTCCTTCATCCTGGCCCAGGCGCTCATCGACTCCGGAAGCGTCGACGTCCTCGAGCTGGGCGTCCCCTTCTCCGACCCGATCGCCGACGGCCCGGTCATCCAGGCGGCCGTGGACCGGGCGCTGAAGGCGGGCATGAACACGGACCTGGCGTTCGAGCTCTCGAAGAGGCTCGATAAAAAAGTGCCCGTCGTATATCTCACATACTATAACATCGTGCTACAGAGGGGCGTGGAGAAGTTCGCGGCCGACTGCAAGGACTCGGGCGTCGGCGGCCTCATCGTCGCCGACCTGCCCTTCGAGGAGAGCGGCCGGCTCCGTGATGCCTGCCGGGCGAACGGCGTCGACTACATCCACATCGTGACGCCGAACACTCCCCCGGCCCGCATGCGGATGATAATGGAGAACGCCTCGGGCTTCGTATACCTGGTCTCCAGCATGGGCGTCACCGGCGCCCGCCGTGACCTGGCAAAGGGGCTGGGCGCATCGGTCGCCCGCGCCGTCGAGTGCTCGAACGGCACGCCCGTCGCCGTCGGCTTCGGCATCTCGGGGCCGGAGCACGTGCGGGATATCATCGGCATGGGCGCCGATGGCGCCATCGTGGGGAGCGCCATCGTGGCCATGGTTGCGAGGGGGGCGGGCCCGGGCGAGACCCTGGGCTTTGTGAAACGGCTGAAGGAGGGCACGCTCGCCGGAATCCCGGTTTCTGCGGGGCAGGAAAAGATTAAATAA